One stretch of Clavibacter michiganensis DNA includes these proteins:
- the msrA gene encoding peptide-methionine (S)-S-oxide reductase MsrA, whose amino-acid sequence MQTFILAGGCFWCLDAVYRTLDGVQDVISGYIGGHTAHPSYDAVCTGATGHAEAVKVVFDEEVIPADVILDVFFTLHDPRQLNRQGADVGTQYRSAMFPADAEQEQLFRDAISRAGELWDGTAVTTIEPVGTWYDAEDYHQDFFAKNPGQGYCNAVAVPKVNKVRKSFAQYVRAA is encoded by the coding sequence ATGCAGACATTCATCCTCGCCGGCGGCTGCTTCTGGTGCCTCGATGCGGTCTACCGCACGCTCGACGGCGTCCAGGACGTCATCTCCGGCTACATCGGCGGACACACCGCCCACCCGTCCTACGACGCCGTGTGCACGGGCGCGACCGGGCACGCCGAGGCGGTGAAGGTGGTCTTCGACGAGGAGGTCATCCCCGCCGACGTCATCCTCGACGTGTTCTTCACGCTGCACGACCCGCGCCAGCTCAACCGCCAGGGCGCCGACGTCGGCACCCAGTACCGCTCGGCGATGTTCCCCGCGGACGCGGAGCAGGAGCAGCTGTTCCGGGACGCCATCTCCCGCGCGGGCGAGCTGTGGGACGGCACTGCCGTCACCACGATCGAGCCGGTCGGCACCTGGTACGACGCGGAGGACTACCACCAGGACTTCTTCGCGAAGAACCCCGGTCAGGGCTACTGCAACGCGGTCGCCGTGCCCAAGGTCAACAAGGTGCGGAAGTCGTTCGCGCAGTACGTGCGCGCCGCCTGA
- a CDS encoding MarR family winged helix-turn-helix transcriptional regulator gives MSGSPRWLEPDQQRAWRTVIVALNHVSERIERQLLRDAGMPHAYYMILVRLSEAEGGALPMSVLARALQASASRTSHAVTRLEQLGWVRRSRSPHDGRSLLAELTDEGRATLEAAAPGHAEEVLRTVFDPLTADQTAQLEAIARDILASMSASSLDDGQGSARGDDLAIPAAPDRDDDTACADESAA, from the coding sequence ATGAGCGGATCCCCCCGGTGGCTCGAGCCGGATCAGCAGCGCGCCTGGCGGACGGTCATCGTCGCGCTGAACCACGTCAGCGAGCGCATCGAGCGGCAGCTCCTCCGCGACGCGGGCATGCCGCACGCCTACTACATGATCCTCGTCCGGCTGTCGGAGGCCGAGGGCGGCGCGCTCCCCATGAGCGTCCTCGCCCGGGCGCTGCAGGCCTCGGCGAGCCGCACCTCGCACGCCGTCACCCGGCTGGAGCAGCTCGGCTGGGTCCGCCGCTCGCGCTCGCCCCACGACGGCCGGAGCCTGCTCGCCGAGCTCACCGACGAGGGCCGCGCGACCCTCGAGGCGGCGGCCCCCGGCCACGCCGAGGAGGTGCTCCGCACGGTGTTCGACCCGCTGACCGCGGATCAGACCGCGCAGCTCGAGGCCATCGCGCGGGATATCCTCGCCAGCATGAGCGCATCCTCCCTCGACGACGGCCAGGGGAGCGCCCGCGGCGACGACCTCGCCATCCCCGCGGCACCCGACCGCGACGACGACACGGCCTGCGCCGACGAGTCCGCCGCGTGA